The following proteins are encoded in a genomic region of Gemmatimonadetes bacterium SCN 70-22:
- a CDS encoding 3-hydroxybutyryl-CoA dehydrogenase codes for MTQIRSIGVVGGGLMGSGIAQVSAQGGYPTILRELDDALCDKARASIERSLQKGIERGKLTPEERDAALGRLTCTTELSPLATCDLVIEAVVEELDTKRALWRTLDALAAPHTIFASNTSSLSIVEQAGATRRGDRFVGLHFFSPVPAMRLVEVVRAVTTSDATVDAAVAFVRTIGKEPIAARDTPGFVVNLLLVPYMLDAVRALERGVASVQDIDTGMQLGAGHPMGPLALCDHVGLDTLQKVAEIMWEAYRETRYAPPPLLARLVAAGMLGKKSGRGFYDHAGPTPVPNDFRSGAP; via the coding sequence ATGACCCAGATTCGCAGCATCGGCGTCGTTGGTGGCGGGTTGATGGGCTCGGGAATCGCGCAGGTATCGGCGCAGGGGGGATACCCGACCATCCTCCGCGAGCTGGACGATGCGTTGTGCGACAAGGCGCGCGCGTCGATCGAACGATCGCTGCAGAAGGGGATCGAGAGGGGAAAGCTCACTCCCGAGGAACGCGACGCCGCGCTGGGGCGCCTGACCTGCACCACCGAACTCTCTCCGCTCGCCACGTGCGACCTCGTGATCGAGGCGGTGGTCGAGGAGCTCGACACGAAGCGCGCGCTCTGGCGCACGCTGGACGCACTGGCCGCGCCACACACCATCTTCGCGTCGAACACGTCGAGCCTGTCGATCGTGGAGCAGGCGGGGGCGACCAGGCGCGGTGACCGGTTCGTCGGGCTGCACTTCTTCAGCCCCGTCCCGGCAATGCGGCTGGTGGAGGTGGTGCGCGCGGTGACGACGAGCGATGCGACGGTGGACGCCGCCGTCGCGTTCGTGCGGACCATCGGCAAGGAACCCATCGCCGCCCGGGACACGCCCGGCTTCGTGGTGAACCTCCTGCTCGTCCCCTACATGCTCGACGCCGTGCGGGCCCTCGAGCGCGGCGTGGCGTCGGTGCAGGACATCGACACGGGGATGCAGCTGGGGGCCGGTCACCCGATGGGGCCGCTCGCGCTGTGCGACCATGTGGGGCTCGATACGCTCCAGAAGGTGGCGGAGATCATGTGGGAGGCGTACCGCGAGACACGCTATGCCCCGCCGCCGCTGCTCGCCCGGCTGGTGGCGGCCGGGATGCTCGGGAAGAAGAGCGGGCGAGGATTCTACGATCATGCGGGCCCGACGCCGGTACCTAACGATTTCCGGAGCGGGGCGCCCTGA